From Anaeromusa acidaminophila DSM 3853, a single genomic window includes:
- a CDS encoding DUF6979 family protein gives MGQYGEVAVSSAKLMAEGNLSPLAAWNLACINVIASASSRKKGCPRKAFLGLCAAGFLNSTAINDYDVEEAINSKNGKYATVAVDLLRAQPQLAKSKQTLWFKVLKSFGDDLGKKHNGQMDVVVSLWEKGYIANNLS, from the coding sequence GTGGGACAGTACGGGGAAGTTGCCGTTTCTAGTGCCAAGCTTATGGCTGAAGGGAATTTATCCCCGCTGGCGGCTTGGAATTTGGCGTGTATTAATGTAATAGCAAGCGCTAGTAGTAGAAAGAAAGGATGTCCACGTAAGGCATTCTTAGGTTTGTGCGCTGCCGGCTTTTTAAACAGTACAGCCATCAATGACTATGATGTTGAAGAAGCGATTAATAGCAAAAATGGGAAGTATGCCACGGTGGCAGTTGATTTGCTCAGGGCGCAACCCCAATTAGCTAAAAGCAAGCAAACTCTGTGGTTTAAAGTATTAAAATCTTTCGGCGATGATTTAGGAAAGAAACATAATGGACAGATGGATGTTGTAGTATCGCTTTGGGAGAAAGGGTACATTGCTAATAATCTTTCATAG
- a CDS encoding AlwI family type II restriction endonuclease translates to MLETLPRLPKAWYVGNTTVRSAYRIKYALRALDVAGLTNLKGNEHENRFARVLNDAGVVSMSRLEDNQDADVSDMGRKWRACLTQLGFITPDEELLRDNHVTASAYTITANGRRLIEAASLPAEQECFLRGLLAQQVPSAVEEFVDVPPFNPLRIVLSVFIELERRGLELRITKNEMASIVQLLGSEEHAAIAAEIISCYRAEEASLQGRERRNFQNQVRAEAASASQNESTLNDYADTNFRYFKLTGLFSDVGRGIGIADHRLSLVRQIMAAPFQFLTGRQYLSRFWQGAALPTDNLTGAAAVVIELAEALRREFGVEQPVPANLNELPVQEVNQIRYTFEQRIFELREIQYAQNQAQQWEEIHEYMQALQRPRARGGLIPQGEAPAYFEWILWRAFLAIDSLVNMPWEARRFDVDIDFRPRFTAPGGGPDMIFEFEEFVLVVEVTLTSSSRQEAAEGEPVRRHVAQYVDQYPDKEVYGLFVANTIDTNTAETFRIGVWYRNDDSSLALRIVPFTLEQFAEMFGQAFRCQGRLNPELLYDLLIRCRAESNAIAPEWKRAIGRNVARMCRSFS, encoded by the coding sequence ATGCTAGAAACGCTTCCGCGACTCCCGAAAGCATGGTATGTCGGCAATACAACGGTTAGGTCTGCCTACAGGATAAAGTATGCCTTGAGAGCGCTTGATGTTGCTGGGTTAACTAATTTAAAAGGAAATGAGCATGAAAATCGATTCGCCCGAGTACTGAATGATGCGGGCGTTGTTTCTATGTCTAGACTAGAAGATAACCAGGATGCGGATGTTTCCGATATGGGCAGAAAATGGCGAGCCTGCCTTACTCAACTTGGCTTTATAACACCAGATGAAGAATTGTTAAGGGATAACCATGTTACTGCGTCAGCATATACGATAACAGCCAATGGTAGGCGATTGATTGAAGCAGCTTCGTTGCCGGCGGAGCAAGAGTGTTTCTTGAGAGGGTTGCTGGCACAACAAGTACCTTCTGCGGTTGAAGAATTTGTGGATGTGCCGCCTTTCAATCCATTGCGCATAGTTTTATCTGTGTTTATCGAATTGGAAAGACGTGGCTTAGAGTTAAGAATAACCAAGAATGAGATGGCAAGTATTGTGCAGCTTCTTGGAAGTGAAGAACATGCTGCGATAGCTGCTGAAATTATTTCTTGTTATCGTGCAGAAGAAGCATCACTTCAAGGACGGGAGAGAAGAAATTTTCAAAATCAGGTACGCGCTGAGGCGGCAAGTGCATCGCAAAATGAAAGTACCTTAAATGATTATGCAGATACAAATTTTCGTTATTTTAAATTAACAGGTTTGTTTTCGGACGTTGGGCGCGGTATAGGTATTGCCGATCACAGATTGTCATTAGTAAGACAGATTATGGCAGCGCCGTTTCAGTTTTTAACTGGGCGACAATATTTATCAAGATTTTGGCAAGGTGCGGCATTACCTACTGACAATTTAACTGGTGCTGCGGCTGTTGTTATAGAATTAGCGGAAGCGTTGCGCCGGGAATTCGGCGTTGAACAACCTGTTCCTGCAAATCTGAACGAACTTCCGGTTCAAGAAGTAAATCAAATAAGGTATACATTCGAGCAAAGAATATTCGAGTTACGCGAGATTCAGTATGCCCAAAACCAAGCACAGCAATGGGAAGAAATCCATGAGTATATGCAGGCGCTACAGCGCCCTCGCGCACGTGGTGGATTAATTCCTCAAGGTGAAGCTCCCGCATATTTTGAATGGATACTGTGGCGAGCCTTTTTGGCAATTGATAGTTTGGTGAACATGCCATGGGAAGCCCGAAGATTTGATGTTGATATTGACTTTCGTCCACGCTTTACGGCTCCCGGCGGTGGCCCGGACATGATTTTTGAATTTGAAGAGTTCGTTTTAGTGGTTGAAGTTACCTTGACTTCGTCTTCTCGACAGGAAGCAGCTGAAGGTGAACCAGTTCGTCGGCACGTTGCGCAATATGTTGATCAGTATCCGGACAAAGAGGTTTACGGTTTATTTGTTGCAAACACTATTGACACAAATACTGCAGAAACATTTCGTATTGGTGTTTGGTATAGAAATGATGATTCATCTCTCGCGCTTCGGATTGTTCCTTTTACTTTGGAACAATTTGCTGAAATGTTTGGACAGGCATTCCGCTGCCAAGGCCGCTTGAATCCGGAACTATTGTATGATTTGCTAATACGCTGTCGGGCAGAGAGTAATGCAATTGCACCAGAGTGGAAGCGGGCAATTGGGCGTAATGTAGCACGTATGTGCAGGAGTTTTTCTTGA
- a CDS encoding DUF262 domain-containing protein has translation MAFQTPLTINEVISEIHAKKYLLPSIQREFVWDTDQITKLFDSLMREYPINAFLFWKVSRENIKEFRFYEFLRDYHQRNKRHNEKADLSGSEDIIAVLDGQQRLTSLYIGLKGSYAYKLSYKRWDNEQAYPTRKLYLNLLKPSEDAEYEYDFEFLTDSEAKANDDDYHWFKVGDMLDMKSLSDVMKYWSKNIVSKDVANEKMDFANDALSKLYAIIHVNPTVSYYLEQSKELDKVLNIFIRVNSGGTTLSYSDLLLSFATAQWEKRDAREEINKFVDEINEIGNGFNVNKDFVLKACLVLSDFTDITFKVDNFNRSNMLKIEDNWDDITKAIRDAVRLIASFGFSRENITSNNLIIPIACYLKNIGLPDNFEVSSSKISDRAKIKKWFTLSLLKRVFSFMPDGVLKPIRDIVKRNTTGEFPLDEIIKHFKGTNRTLVFTDEDINNLLYTKYGHGDTLVILSILYPWADLRNNFHIDHIFPKSAFTQKKLEKRGIKSDDIGDFLDNYNYIGNLQLLEAIPNIEKNNTDFDVWMKNTIAADAVDDYKKKHYIPKNIDLSFSNFLEFVEKREELFINQLSKELL, from the coding sequence ATGGCATTCCAGACGCCACTGACAATTAACGAGGTAATATCGGAAATACACGCAAAGAAATATCTGCTTCCGTCAATTCAGCGAGAATTCGTATGGGATACAGATCAAATAACAAAGCTGTTTGACAGCTTAATGCGGGAGTATCCTATTAACGCATTCCTTTTTTGGAAAGTAAGCCGGGAGAACATTAAAGAATTTCGGTTTTATGAGTTTTTAAGGGACTACCACCAGCGCAATAAAAGGCATAATGAAAAGGCAGATTTAAGCGGCTCGGAAGACATCATCGCTGTTCTTGATGGTCAGCAACGATTAACCTCGTTATACATAGGCCTAAAAGGCTCTTACGCATATAAATTGTCATATAAACGGTGGGATAATGAACAAGCCTATCCCACCAGAAAGCTATATCTGAATTTGCTAAAACCCTCTGAGGACGCAGAGTATGAATATGATTTTGAGTTTTTGACGGATAGTGAAGCCAAGGCCAACGATGATGACTATCACTGGTTTAAGGTCGGAGATATGCTTGATATGAAAAGCTTATCTGACGTAATGAAATATTGGTCAAAAAACATTGTCAGCAAAGATGTTGCAAATGAGAAAATGGACTTTGCGAACGATGCGTTGTCTAAGCTATATGCCATAATTCATGTTAATCCTACTGTAAGTTACTACCTTGAACAGAGCAAGGAACTCGACAAGGTGCTGAATATTTTTATCCGTGTGAATAGCGGCGGCACTACGCTCAGCTATTCGGATTTATTGCTTTCGTTTGCAACGGCTCAATGGGAAAAACGGGATGCCAGAGAAGAAATAAATAAGTTTGTGGACGAAATCAATGAAATCGGCAACGGATTTAACGTTAACAAGGATTTTGTGTTAAAGGCTTGCTTGGTTCTCAGCGATTTTACGGATATAACATTTAAAGTAGACAATTTCAATAGAAGTAATATGCTGAAAATCGAAGATAACTGGGATGATATAACAAAAGCCATTCGGGATGCGGTTCGCTTAATCGCTAGTTTTGGCTTTAGCCGGGAAAACATCACTTCCAACAATTTAATCATACCTATTGCGTGTTATCTTAAAAATATTGGTTTGCCAGATAACTTTGAAGTTTCCAGTTCGAAAATTAGCGATAGAGCAAAAATTAAAAAATGGTTTACCTTATCGTTGCTTAAGCGTGTGTTCAGTTTTATGCCAGACGGCGTTCTCAAGCCTATAAGAGATATTGTAAAAAGGAACACTACGGGAGAGTTCCCACTTGATGAGATAATCAAGCACTTTAAAGGCACTAATCGCACTCTTGTATTTACGGACGAAGACATCAATAATCTACTTTATACCAAGTATGGGCATGGTGATACTCTGGTTATTCTGTCGATTTTATATCCATGGGCGGACTTGAGAAATAATTTCCACATTGATCACATATTCCCCAAGAGCGCTTTTACGCAAAAGAAACTGGAGAAGCGGGGAATAAAATCTGACGATATAGGCGATTTCCTTGATAACTATAACTATATCGGGAATTTGCAGCTTTTAGAAGCCATACCGAATATCGAGAAGAATAATACCGATTTTGATGTGTGGATGAAGAACACTATAGCCGCCGATGCCGTAGACGATTATAAGAAGAAACATTACATACCAAAGAATATTGATTTGTCATTCTCCAATTTCCTGGAATTTGTTGAAAAAAGAGAAGAACTGTTTATTAACCAGTTGAGCAAAGAATTGCTGTAA